From the genome of Acropora palmata chromosome 4, jaAcrPala1.3, whole genome shotgun sequence, one region includes:
- the LOC141879059 gene encoding inverted formin-2-like isoform X3: MTSNDARRRTSKWRKFSKDSNSGASVLRALTSDAEPELCVQLLKTPSIKNFSGIRPRLEKPASNEWLCEFLNLGGMDCLLDGLTSLSTDNGVPRFTDALEQIECIRCIKAVMNSSVGLELMTQSKELTRSLVKALDTNNTMIKKQVFELLSALCLYSSQGHQLAIDALENYKLTKGQRYRFSLIINELKNAEVVPYMTTCLAFINTILIATEDFDERVRLRNEFAGLGLLDILSNLRHDDDEDLLVQLDVFEEQRLEDEEELSCPEGVNLTSHLDVFHALFRKVSNKPQGVNLLSILQNLLLIDDDSPVSDSVWEVIEKLVKRAVNVESITRAESLLEAGEKELIGLQKENSGKITPRSGRNDLPEENLQRMSVALQSTEDVRSAQVVYVSNGFHNPGLHKDEVSEEIIAPSRDTGLEEACPMTFSDEESFSSPAEILQSTIQSNKDRTARKPSEDLILDLESVAIELGVEKPVCPPVVPLLQQQSNGVEDIVIERTATVESAPVPPAPPPPPLLPGQDTSFPFGVPPAPPPPSGPGVPPPPPPPPLPGIGGISSAPPFTGFGNVPPPPPPPGIGGAPPPPPLPGMGGVPPPPPLPRMAGVLPPPPLPGMGGVPPPHPLPGMGGVPPPPPLPGMGGVPPPPPFPGGVPPPPPLPGMAGVPPPPPLPGMGGVPPPPAPPGGVPGGPPPPPPPGGFLVSRGYQQNMSRSLSCPVTPSVKPKSKMRSLAWQKLPPHVIQRSKTCVWARVLELEVVLPDFHLEEEWFCQKKAVAKKAESKKKEHSEVTLLDPKRSLNVNIFRKQFKKSNEEIGAMISKGDSKAFDVDVLKAFIKLLPDNTEREMLKGFTGDKTQLGSAEKFLLAVVSIPGYSLRLEAMLQKEEFQLTLETIEPSIEALQGAIKDILQSKILPEVLQLILIIGNFLNSGGYAGNAVAFKINSLLKIVDTRANKPRMNLMHFLVHVAEEKREAVLKFPDDMTHLDKAVKLSVDNITEEVKNLKSKLKELEKAMKNGPKDVSKQFSDFVTAATKKAKELDNGITEINDLTKRLAQYFCEDEGKLKLQELLSLFKTFCDQLVTAKKENEQFRIQEERRKAREKKRQEEAEKNGKSGGTVKRGKPPPLNEEQEGCIVDRLLGEIRKGFPLRKSSKNTPTSGPKLASPMARLGRLSGEKGDLSSIVFPEADGNSPLLTKKGGAGHEIYDQDVTVNMSTNGTKAQLANNFETNNRSSMRVTGEQHEGMNSLAAIKECQSQEDLVNEIRETENDQTKVKSSTESHLDDIFTHAQTDKAADKTGDTADVNGIDEEPCLMETDEKPNLRAKTEDNIILAIQQKESLSEERQKCVKLPSGLTSGVDLGKNEPALTNKRNDEEGSFAASTPVLDRKQKSRTSLELSGIPLEIDSSRESATNLTTPEHQSSRSDGHMRENKGDVILENNKSGDIEKGGKIEKKTQSRNNQTTGDSIAADEESGLGITDEDNKNENKNKRKRNFENGGNTGEIELRVVVNHDEVIQETESENLSELRRTSTQHKLGEEREEKPKKRRASVPGAIFTPLSPLMEGEESANTLLSPPGDVNQSGTKVKRHRSLVARGISKMFSSRRKYKVDKEDKNVAISSTDSENNTTPDDSDFKENWNERKKGKEKGFQRKEKQGSKRKSNEEHSDFEENNVINCDSEIKEEQYGKKKKKDKSYKLKDGKASQNAEEKTLSRKFGSLFSRSKK; the protein is encoded by the exons ATGACCTCCAACGATGCAAGGCGAAGGACTTCAAAATGGcgaaaattttccaaagacaGTAACAGCGGTGCTTCGGTTCTGCGTGCTCTGACTTCCGACGCTGAACCCGAATTGTGTGTTCAACTTTTGAAAACACCGTCGATAAAGAATTTTTCGGGAATAAGGCCACGTTTAGAAAAGCCTGCTAGCAATGAATGGCTGTGTGAGTTTCTTAATCTCGGCGGAATGGATTGCTTACTCGATGGACTTACGTCCTTGTCAACCGATAACGGAGTTCCACGTTTCACAGACGCCCTTGAGCAAATTGAGTGCATAAGATGTATCAAAGCAGTCATGAATTCTTCCGTGGGCTTAGAACTTATGACTCAAAGTAAGGAGTTAACTCGTTCATTAGTGAAAG ctcTCGACACAAACAACACCATGATCAAAAAACAAGTTTTTGAACTCCTCTCGGCTCTATGTCTATATTCCAGTCAAGGACACCAACTGGCCATCGATGCACTCGAGAATTATAAG CTGACCAAAGGACAGAGATACAGATTTAGTTTGATCATCAATGAACTGAAAAATGCCGAAGTGGTCCCCTACATGACTACTTGTTTGGCCTTTATAAACACTATACTCATTGCTACTGAAGACTTCGACGAGCGCGTCAGGCTACGAAACGAGTTTGCAG GGTTGGGACTGTTGGATATTTTGAGCAATCTAAG ACATGATGACGATGAAGATTTGCTGGTTCAACTGGATGTGTTTGAGGAACAAAGATTGGAAGATGAGGAAGAACTGAGCTGCCCGGAGGGCGTCAACCTTACCTCTCATCTTGACGTCTTTCATGCTCTGTTTAGAAAG GTGAGCAACAAACCTCAAGGTGTGAATCTCTTAAGTATTTTACAAAACTTGCTTCTGATTGATGATGATTCCCCAGTGTCTGACTCCGTGTGGGAAGTGAtcgaaaaacttgtcaaaagAGCAGTAAACGTTGAGAGCATCACAAGGGCAGAGTCGCTGTTGGAAGCTGGCGAGAAAGAGCTGATCGGcttacaaaaggaaaattcggGTAAGATCACACCCAGGAGTGGGCGAAATGACTTACCCGAAGAAAACCTGCAAAGAATGTCAGTGGCTCTGCAATCTACAGAGGATGTGAGGTCAGCTCAAGTGGTGTACGTCTCGAATGGTTTTCATAACCCCGGCCTCCATAAAGATgaagtttcagaagaaattATAGCTCCGTCAAGAGACACAGGTCTGGAGGAAGCTTGCCCTATGACTTTTTCAGACGAAGAGTCGTTTTCTTCACCTGCTGAAATACTGCAAAGTACCATACAAAGTAATAAAGACAGGACCGCTAGAAAGCCTTCGGAAGACCTCATTCTCGATCTTGAGAGTGTAGCTATTGAACTTGGTGTTGAAAAGCCAGTGTGCCCGCCAGTTGTTCCACTGCTGCAGCAGCAGTCAAACGGTGTCGAAGATATAGTGATCGAGCGCACTGCCACAGTTGAATCCGCACCAGTCCCTCCAGCGCCGCCACCTCCGCCTCTACTACCTGGACAAGATACCAGTTTCCCGTTTGGCGTGCCACCTGCTCCTCCTCCCCCTTCTGGTCCTGGTGTCCCTCCTCCACCACCACCCCCGCCACTACCAGGGATAGGCGGCATTTCTTCAGCTCCTCCTTTTACTGGGTTTGGCAATGTACCACCTCCACCCCCACCACCAGGAATAGGTGGAGCGCCTCCGCCACCCCCCTTACCTGGCATGGGAGGGGTACCAcctcctcctcctcttccTCGGATGGCAGGAGTACTCCCACCACCGCCCTTACCTGGTATGGGAGGCGTACCACCTCCACATCCTCTTCCAGGAATGGGTGGCgttcctcctcctcctccccTACCAGGAATGGGTGGTGTTCCTCCACCACCACCTTTTCCGGGTGGGGTACCACCTCCACCTCCTCTACCAGGAATGGCAGGAGTGCCTCCACCACCACCCTTACCTGGTATGGGAGGAGTTCCTCCCCCACCAGCACCTCCAGGGGGTGTTCCCGGTGGGCCTCCCCCTCCACCCCCTCCTGGTGGATTCTTAGTCAGCAGAGGCTACCAACAGAACATGAGTCGGAGTTTAAGCTGCCCTGTTACTCCTTCTGTGAAACCTAAAAGTAAAATGCGATCCTTAGCATGGCAGAAGCTGCCTCCTCACGTGATTCAAAGAAGCAAGACGTGTGTATGGGCTCGAGTTCTGGAACTTGAGGTCGTTCTGCCGGATTTTCACCTGGAAGAAGAGTGGTTTTGTCAGAAGAAAGCTGTGGCAAAAAAAGCggaatccaaaaagaaagaacattcAGAG GTTACACTTCTTGACCCCAAAAGAAGCCTCAACGTCAACATTTTTAGGAAGCAGTTTAAAAA aTCCAATGAAGAAATCGGAGCAATGATCAGTAAAGGAGATAGTAAAGCATTTGATGTGGATGTTTTGAAAGCGTTTATCAAACTTTTGCCTGACAACACTGAG AGGGAAATGCTGAAAGGTTTTACTGGGGACAAAACTCAGCTTGGATCGGCGGAGAAGTTTCTTTTGGCAGTGGTTTCCATTCCAGG ATATAGCCTTCGTCTTGAAGCGATGCTACAGAAAGAAGAGTTTCAGCTTACCCTTGAAACAATTGAGCCAAGCATCGAGGCTCTGCAAGGAGCGATAAAAG ATATTCTTCAAAGTAAGATCCTGCCTGAGGTTCTTCAGTTGATTCTGATCATCGGCAACTTCTTGAATTCG GGTGGTTACGCCGGAAATGCTGTCGCCTTCAAAATCAACTCACTCCTCAAGATTGTGGATACGCGAGCTAACAAGCCCCGTATGAACTTGATGCACTTTTTAGTACAC GTCGCAGAAGAGAAGCGCGAGGCAGTACTGAAGTTCCCAGACGACATGACACACCTGGACAAAGCAGTCAA ATTATCTGTTGATAACATTACTGAGGAAGTGAAGAATCTTAAGTCAAAACTGAAAGAACTGGAGAAAGCGATGAAGAATGGGCCGAAGGATGTTTCCAAGCAATTTAGTGATTTTGTCACG GCCGCAACAAAGAAGGCCAAAGAACTGGACAACGGCATCACGGAGATAAACGATCTTACGAAACGGCTAGCCCAGTATTTCTGCGAAGACGAAGGCAAATTGAAGTTGCAGGAATTGTTGTCTTTGTTTAAAACCTTCTGTGATCAACTCGTCACAGCcaaaaag GAAAATGAACAATTTCGAATTCAAGAAGAGAGACGCAAAGCGCGCGAGAAGAAGCGACAAGAAGAAGCAGAGAAAAACGGAAAATCAGGTGGAACAGTCAAGAGAGGAAAACCCCCACCGTTGAATGAGGAACAGGAAGGGTGCATTGTGGATCGACTGCTGGGAGAAATAAGAAAAGGATTTCCTCTGAGGAAAAGCTCAAAAAATACTCCCACAAGCGGACCAAAGTTAGCATCGCCAATGGCGAGACTTGGTAGACTTAGCGGCGAGAAAGGAG ACTTGTCATCTATTGTCTTCCCAGAAGCAGATGGAAATTCACCACTATTAACCAAAAAGGGCGGGGCTGGTCACGAGATATATGATCAAGACGTGACGGTCAACATGTCTACTAATGGGACGAAAGCTCAACTtgcaaacaattttgaaacgaACAACCGAAGTTCGATGCGAGTCACGGGTGAACAGCACGAAGGAATGAACTCTCTTGCTGCGATAAAAGAATGTCAATCCCAAGAGGATTTAGTTAATGAAATACGTGAAACGGAAAACGATCAGACGAAAGTTAAATCTTCAACAGAATCCCATTTAGATGATATTTTTACACATGCGCAGACTGATAAAGCTGCTGACAAAACTGGAGACACTGCGGATGTAAACGGAATCGATGAAGAACCCTGTCTGATGGAAACAGATGAAAAACCTAATCTTCGAGCAAAAACTGAGGACAACATTATATTAGCTATTCAACAAAAAGAATCACTTTCTGAAGAAAGGCAGAAATGCGTAAAACTACCGAGCGGATTAACTAGTGGCGTTGATCTTGGTAAAAATGAACCAGCATTGACAAACAAGAGAAACGACGAGGAAGGAAGTTTTGCGGCTTCAACTCCAGTACTTGACCGCAAACAAAAATCCCGAACCTCTTTGGAATTGTCGGGTATTCCGTTAGAAATTGATTCCTCCCGCGAAAGTGCGACAAATTTGACGACTCCTGAGCATCAATCCTCGAGGAGTGATGGACATATGCGGGAAAACAAAGGAGACGTAATCttagaaaacaataaaagcggTGACATTGAAAAGGGCgggaaaattgaaaagaagacGCAATCACGCAATAATCAAACGACAGGTGACAGCATAGCAGCTGATGAAGAAAGCGGACTGGGAATAACAGACGAggacaacaaaaatgaaaataaaaataaacgaaaacgaaacttTGAAAACGGAGGGAATACTGGAGAAATTGAATTGCGGGTTGTAGTCAACCATGACGAGGTTATTCAAGAAACAGAAAGTGAGAATTTGAGTGAACTGAGAAGAACCTCTACACAACATAAATTAggagaagaaagagaagaaaaaccaaaaaaacgcCGGGCAAGTGTACCGGGCGCAATTTTCACACCTTTGAGTCCGTTAATGGAAGGCGAAGAATCAGCAAACACGTTACTTTCTCCCCCAGGTGATGTAAATCAGTCTGGGACCAAAGTAAAGCGACACAGATCCCTCGTGGCGCGAGGAATATCAAAAATGTTTAGCAGCAGACGAAAATATAAAGTTgataaagaagacaaaaacgtTGCAATTTCCTCTACAGATTCAGAGAACAACACAACTCCAGACGACAGTGACTTCAAGGAAAACTGGAACGAAAGgaagaaagggaaagaaaaaggctttcaaagaaaagaaaagcaagggAGTAAACGAAAATCTAATGAAGAGCACAGTGATTTTGAGGAGAATAACGTAATAAATTGTGACAGTGAGATCAAAGAGGAACAATATggcaagaagaaaaagaaagacaaaagctATAAACTGAAAGATGGAAAAGCTTCTCAAAATGCCGAAGAGAAAACCTTATCTCGAAAATTTGGAAGTCTGTTTTCACGAAGTAAAAAGTGA
- the LOC141879059 gene encoding inverted formin-2-like isoform X1, producing the protein MVSDSVVMANFKTAKSWEIVRQRVQNKVESVTISSDASVEFCVRLLCTSHLKNFAGLKTKLQTSSDQWISEFLTQGGMELLFQSLESLSLSGRVAFMEAYMQLECVNCIKAVLNSKQGLDLLVQSKSLACSLTKALDTNNTMIKKQVFELLSALCLYSSQGHQLAIDALENYKLTKGQRYRFSLIINELKNAEVVPYMTTCLAFINTILIATEDFDERVRLRNEFAGLGLLDILSNLRHDDDEDLLVQLDVFEEQRLEDEEELSCPEGVNLTSHLDVFHALFRKVSNKPQGVNLLSILQNLLLIDDDSPVSDSVWEVIEKLVKRAVNVESITRAESLLEAGEKELIGLQKENSGKITPRSGRNDLPEENLQRMSVALQSTEDVRSAQVVYVSNGFHNPGLHKDEVSEEIIAPSRDTGLEEACPMTFSDEESFSSPAEILQSTIQSNKDRTARKPSEDLILDLESVAIELGVEKPVCPPVVPLLQQQSNGVEDIVIERTATVESAPVPPAPPPPPLLPGQDTSFPFGVPPAPPPPSGPGVPPPPPPPPLPGIGGISSAPPFTGFGNVPPPPPPPGIGGAPPPPPLPGMGGVPPPPPLPRMAGVLPPPPLPGMGGVPPPHPLPGMGGVPPPPPLPGMGGVPPPPPFPGGVPPPPPLPGMAGVPPPPPLPGMGGVPPPPAPPGGVPGGPPPPPPPGGFLVSRGYQQNMSRSLSCPVTPSVKPKSKMRSLAWQKLPPHVIQRSKTCVWARVLELEVVLPDFHLEEEWFCQKKAVAKKAESKKKEHSEVTLLDPKRSLNVNIFRKQFKKSNEEIGAMISKGDSKAFDVDVLKAFIKLLPDNTEREMLKGFTGDKTQLGSAEKFLLAVVSIPGYSLRLEAMLQKEEFQLTLETIEPSIEALQGAIKDILQSKILPEVLQLILIIGNFLNSGGYAGNAVAFKINSLLKIVDTRANKPRMNLMHFLVHVAEEKREAVLKFPDDMTHLDKAVKLSVDNITEEVKNLKSKLKELEKAMKNGPKDVSKQFSDFVTAATKKAKELDNGITEINDLTKRLAQYFCEDEGKLKLQELLSLFKTFCDQLVTAKKENEQFRIQEERRKAREKKRQEEAEKNGKSGGTVKRGKPPPLNEEQEGCIVDRLLGEIRKGFPLRKSSKNTPTSGPKLASPMARLGRLSGEKGDLSSIVFPEADGNSPLLTKKGGAGHEIYDQDVTVNMSTNGTKAQLANNFETNNRSSMRVTGEQHEGMNSLAAIKECQSQEDLVNEIRETENDQTKVKSSTESHLDDIFTHAQTDKAADKTGDTADVNGIDEEPCLMETDEKPNLRAKTEDNIILAIQQKESLSEERQKCVKLPSGLTSGVDLGKNEPALTNKRNDEEGSFAASTPVLDRKQKSRTSLELSGIPLEIDSSRESATNLTTPEHQSSRSDGHMRENKGDVILENNKSGDIEKGGKIEKKTQSRNNQTTGDSIAADEESGLGITDEDNKNENKNKRKRNFENGGNTGEIELRVVVNHDEVIQETESENLSELRRTSTQHKLGEEREEKPKKRRASVPGAIFTPLSPLMEGEESANTLLSPPGDVNQSGTKVKRHRSLVARGISKMFSSRRKYKVDKEDKNVAISSTDSENNTTPDDSDFKENWNERKKGKEKGFQRKEKQGSKRKSNEEHSDFEENNVINCDSEIKEEQYGKKKKKDKSYKLKDGKASQNAEEKTLSRKFGSLFSRSKK; encoded by the exons ATGGTGTCTGACTCCGTTGTAATGGCTAACTTCAAGACAGCAAAAAGTTGGGAAATCGTGCGACAGCGAGTTCAAAACAAAGTAGAGAGTGTAACAATTTCAAGTGATGCCTCAGTCGAATTCTGCGTTCGTTTACTCTGCACTTCGCATCTTAAGAATTTCGCCGGGCTCAAAACAAAGCTGCAAACGAGCTCAGATCAATGGATCTCGGAGTTCCTTACTCAAGGTGGAATGGAACTTCTTTTTCAGTCACTGGAGAGCTTATCTCTCTCGGGGAGAGTGGCGTTCATGGAAGCTTACATGCAGTTAGAATGCGTAAACTGTATCAAAGCCGTTCTAAACTCAAAACAAGGTCTTGACTTACTCGTACAAAGCAAGTCCTTGGCTTGCAGTTTAACAAAAG ctcTCGACACAAACAACACCATGATCAAAAAACAAGTTTTTGAACTCCTCTCGGCTCTATGTCTATATTCCAGTCAAGGACACCAACTGGCCATCGATGCACTCGAGAATTATAAG CTGACCAAAGGACAGAGATACAGATTTAGTTTGATCATCAATGAACTGAAAAATGCCGAAGTGGTCCCCTACATGACTACTTGTTTGGCCTTTATAAACACTATACTCATTGCTACTGAAGACTTCGACGAGCGCGTCAGGCTACGAAACGAGTTTGCAG GGTTGGGACTGTTGGATATTTTGAGCAATCTAAG ACATGATGACGATGAAGATTTGCTGGTTCAACTGGATGTGTTTGAGGAACAAAGATTGGAAGATGAGGAAGAACTGAGCTGCCCGGAGGGCGTCAACCTTACCTCTCATCTTGACGTCTTTCATGCTCTGTTTAGAAAG GTGAGCAACAAACCTCAAGGTGTGAATCTCTTAAGTATTTTACAAAACTTGCTTCTGATTGATGATGATTCCCCAGTGTCTGACTCCGTGTGGGAAGTGAtcgaaaaacttgtcaaaagAGCAGTAAACGTTGAGAGCATCACAAGGGCAGAGTCGCTGTTGGAAGCTGGCGAGAAAGAGCTGATCGGcttacaaaaggaaaattcggGTAAGATCACACCCAGGAGTGGGCGAAATGACTTACCCGAAGAAAACCTGCAAAGAATGTCAGTGGCTCTGCAATCTACAGAGGATGTGAGGTCAGCTCAAGTGGTGTACGTCTCGAATGGTTTTCATAACCCCGGCCTCCATAAAGATgaagtttcagaagaaattATAGCTCCGTCAAGAGACACAGGTCTGGAGGAAGCTTGCCCTATGACTTTTTCAGACGAAGAGTCGTTTTCTTCACCTGCTGAAATACTGCAAAGTACCATACAAAGTAATAAAGACAGGACCGCTAGAAAGCCTTCGGAAGACCTCATTCTCGATCTTGAGAGTGTAGCTATTGAACTTGGTGTTGAAAAGCCAGTGTGCCCGCCAGTTGTTCCACTGCTGCAGCAGCAGTCAAACGGTGTCGAAGATATAGTGATCGAGCGCACTGCCACAGTTGAATCCGCACCAGTCCCTCCAGCGCCGCCACCTCCGCCTCTACTACCTGGACAAGATACCAGTTTCCCGTTTGGCGTGCCACCTGCTCCTCCTCCCCCTTCTGGTCCTGGTGTCCCTCCTCCACCACCACCCCCGCCACTACCAGGGATAGGCGGCATTTCTTCAGCTCCTCCTTTTACTGGGTTTGGCAATGTACCACCTCCACCCCCACCACCAGGAATAGGTGGAGCGCCTCCGCCACCCCCCTTACCTGGCATGGGAGGGGTACCAcctcctcctcctcttccTCGGATGGCAGGAGTACTCCCACCACCGCCCTTACCTGGTATGGGAGGCGTACCACCTCCACATCCTCTTCCAGGAATGGGTGGCgttcctcctcctcctccccTACCAGGAATGGGTGGTGTTCCTCCACCACCACCTTTTCCGGGTGGGGTACCACCTCCACCTCCTCTACCAGGAATGGCAGGAGTGCCTCCACCACCACCCTTACCTGGTATGGGAGGAGTTCCTCCCCCACCAGCACCTCCAGGGGGTGTTCCCGGTGGGCCTCCCCCTCCACCCCCTCCTGGTGGATTCTTAGTCAGCAGAGGCTACCAACAGAACATGAGTCGGAGTTTAAGCTGCCCTGTTACTCCTTCTGTGAAACCTAAAAGTAAAATGCGATCCTTAGCATGGCAGAAGCTGCCTCCTCACGTGATTCAAAGAAGCAAGACGTGTGTATGGGCTCGAGTTCTGGAACTTGAGGTCGTTCTGCCGGATTTTCACCTGGAAGAAGAGTGGTTTTGTCAGAAGAAAGCTGTGGCAAAAAAAGCggaatccaaaaagaaagaacattcAGAG GTTACACTTCTTGACCCCAAAAGAAGCCTCAACGTCAACATTTTTAGGAAGCAGTTTAAAAA aTCCAATGAAGAAATCGGAGCAATGATCAGTAAAGGAGATAGTAAAGCATTTGATGTGGATGTTTTGAAAGCGTTTATCAAACTTTTGCCTGACAACACTGAG AGGGAAATGCTGAAAGGTTTTACTGGGGACAAAACTCAGCTTGGATCGGCGGAGAAGTTTCTTTTGGCAGTGGTTTCCATTCCAGG ATATAGCCTTCGTCTTGAAGCGATGCTACAGAAAGAAGAGTTTCAGCTTACCCTTGAAACAATTGAGCCAAGCATCGAGGCTCTGCAAGGAGCGATAAAAG ATATTCTTCAAAGTAAGATCCTGCCTGAGGTTCTTCAGTTGATTCTGATCATCGGCAACTTCTTGAATTCG GGTGGTTACGCCGGAAATGCTGTCGCCTTCAAAATCAACTCACTCCTCAAGATTGTGGATACGCGAGCTAACAAGCCCCGTATGAACTTGATGCACTTTTTAGTACAC GTCGCAGAAGAGAAGCGCGAGGCAGTACTGAAGTTCCCAGACGACATGACACACCTGGACAAAGCAGTCAA ATTATCTGTTGATAACATTACTGAGGAAGTGAAGAATCTTAAGTCAAAACTGAAAGAACTGGAGAAAGCGATGAAGAATGGGCCGAAGGATGTTTCCAAGCAATTTAGTGATTTTGTCACG GCCGCAACAAAGAAGGCCAAAGAACTGGACAACGGCATCACGGAGATAAACGATCTTACGAAACGGCTAGCCCAGTATTTCTGCGAAGACGAAGGCAAATTGAAGTTGCAGGAATTGTTGTCTTTGTTTAAAACCTTCTGTGATCAACTCGTCACAGCcaaaaag GAAAATGAACAATTTCGAATTCAAGAAGAGAGACGCAAAGCGCGCGAGAAGAAGCGACAAGAAGAAGCAGAGAAAAACGGAAAATCAGGTGGAACAGTCAAGAGAGGAAAACCCCCACCGTTGAATGAGGAACAGGAAGGGTGCATTGTGGATCGACTGCTGGGAGAAATAAGAAAAGGATTTCCTCTGAGGAAAAGCTCAAAAAATACTCCCACAAGCGGACCAAAGTTAGCATCGCCAATGGCGAGACTTGGTAGACTTAGCGGCGAGAAAGGAG ACTTGTCATCTATTGTCTTCCCAGAAGCAGATGGAAATTCACCACTATTAACCAAAAAGGGCGGGGCTGGTCACGAGATATATGATCAAGACGTGACGGTCAACATGTCTACTAATGGGACGAAAGCTCAACTtgcaaacaattttgaaacgaACAACCGAAGTTCGATGCGAGTCACGGGTGAACAGCACGAAGGAATGAACTCTCTTGCTGCGATAAAAGAATGTCAATCCCAAGAGGATTTAGTTAATGAAATACGTGAAACGGAAAACGATCAGACGAAAGTTAAATCTTCAACAGAATCCCATTTAGATGATATTTTTACACATGCGCAGACTGATAAAGCTGCTGACAAAACTGGAGACACTGCGGATGTAAACGGAATCGATGAAGAACCCTGTCTGATGGAAACAGATGAAAAACCTAATCTTCGAGCAAAAACTGAGGACAACATTATATTAGCTATTCAACAAAAAGAATCACTTTCTGAAGAAAGGCAGAAATGCGTAAAACTACCGAGCGGATTAACTAGTGGCGTTGATCTTGGTAAAAATGAACCAGCATTGACAAACAAGAGAAACGACGAGGAAGGAAGTTTTGCGGCTTCAACTCCAGTACTTGACCGCAAACAAAAATCCCGAACCTCTTTGGAATTGTCGGGTATTCCGTTAGAAATTGATTCCTCCCGCGAAAGTGCGACAAATTTGACGACTCCTGAGCATCAATCCTCGAGGAGTGATGGACATATGCGGGAAAACAAAGGAGACGTAATCttagaaaacaataaaagcggTGACATTGAAAAGGGCgggaaaattgaaaagaagacGCAATCACGCAATAATCAAACGACAGGTGACAGCATAGCAGCTGATGAAGAAAGCGGACTGGGAATAACAGACGAggacaacaaaaatgaaaataaaaataaacgaaaacgaaacttTGAAAACGGAGGGAATACTGGAGAAATTGAATTGCGGGTTGTAGTCAACCATGACGAGGTTATTCAAGAAACAGAAAGTGAGAATTTGAGTGAACTGAGAAGAACCTCTACACAACATAAATTAggagaagaaagagaagaaaaaccaaaaaaacgcCGGGCAAGTGTACCGGGCGCAATTTTCACACCTTTGAGTCCGTTAATGGAAGGCGAAGAATCAGCAAACACGTTACTTTCTCCCCCAGGTGATGTAAATCAGTCTGGGACCAAAGTAAAGCGACACAGATCCCTCGTGGCGCGAGGAATATCAAAAATGTTTAGCAGCAGACGAAAATATAAAGTTgataaagaagacaaaaacgtTGCAATTTCCTCTACAGATTCAGAGAACAACACAACTCCAGACGACAGTGACTTCAAGGAAAACTGGAACGAAAGgaagaaagggaaagaaaaaggctttcaaagaaaagaaaagcaagggAGTAAACGAAAATCTAATGAAGAGCACAGTGATTTTGAGGAGAATAACGTAATAAATTGTGACAGTGAGATCAAAGAGGAACAATATggcaagaagaaaaagaaagacaaaagctATAAACTGAAAGATGGAAAAGCTTCTCAAAATGCCGAAGAGAAAACCTTATCTCGAAAATTTGGAAGTCTGTTTTCACGAAGTAAAAAGTGA